In the genome of Lagopus muta isolate bLagMut1 chromosome 29, bLagMut1 primary, whole genome shotgun sequence, the window catggggtgggggggggtgtTATGGAACACTGGGGAGTTATGGCACTTGGGGGGGGGGCTATGGCACAGGGAGGGGTGCAtggcatggggggggggggtctatGGCACATTGGGAAGTTATGAtacttggggggggggggtcaatGGCACACTGGGGAGGGGTCTATGGCACAGGGAGGGGTGCACAGCCTGGGGGGGGGTCTATGGCACACTGGGGAGCTATGGCCCTTGGGGGGGTGGTTATGGCCCAGGGAGGGGTGCAtggcatggggggggggggtctatGGCACATTGGGAAGTTATGAtacttgggggggggggtcaatGGCACACTGGGGAGGGGTCTATGGCACAGGGAGGGGTGCACGGCCCGGGGTGGGGAGTCTATGGCACCCTAGGGGGCTATGGCAAAGGGGGGGCAGGAGGGGTACGCAGGAAGGGAGTACtgagcccccccccccatttcccacCCCCCAACCCAAGGCAGGAGCCACTCTCTTAAAATCACACCGCCTTTATTGGGAGGGGTCTCCCAGCTGCACCCCCTCCTCCCAACACAACCAAATCCCCTCTGCGGTGCAGTGGGACAGGGCCGATCCAGCCGGACCctctgaccccccccccccccccctccccccccgtgGCATTAAGGGGGGGCTCAGCCCCTCCCCTGTGGCCACTCTGAACCAAATCCGACCCCATTCTCACGCTCCAGTGCTTCCAGCTTGGCCGTGACCCTGAAGCTGcatcaccccccccccccctcccccccaggcTGGATCCCCATAGGGATGTTGATGCCCCCAGTGCAGGGGGGGAGGGCATGGGGGTGGCAGGGGGGCGCACCCTGAGCCAGGCCTCAGACTGAGGGTGGGAGAGCTGCCAGCACcgctctcccccccccccccccccccagttaCTTTCCTGAGAGGAAATAATCCAAATTGGTGACATGAAGAGGCCCGGGGGGGGCGGCAGGCGGCAGCAGGGGGGCGGCGCTCAGCGGGGAGACGGGGGGGCAAAGGGGAACCATTGGGTGCTggctccccccccccaccttcaCCCCCCGCTGCGCCTGTGCTCTCTGCTTGTACCTGCAGGAGGTGGGGGGGGCTCGGTCAGAATGGAATGGTGTGgccccccccacctcctccatgccccccccccccccccccagcactcACCTCATCCCTATGGCGAAGCAGAGGGCAAtggccagcagcaggctgccccCCGCCACCAGAAGGGCATAGGGGGACGTGGGGGAGGTGGGCGGCAGCCTCCAGCACGGcccctgcagcacagtgtgGGGTGGGGGGTCAATGATGAGGTTGGGGGGGGGTCCCAGCCCCCCCATggagcccccagcccccccatGGAGCCCCCAGTCCCATCCTTACCCCCGGCATCATCAGTGGTGTCATCACCGAAGAGCTCGGGTGGCAGCGTGGCCCCATAGCCGTAGGGATCATCCTCAGCAGGGAACTGCAGGGGACACAGGTGGGGGCAGAGTGGGGATTTAggggggggggcggagggggggttctatggggcagccccacacaGAGACACGGTGACACCATCCCTACCTGTGAGCTGTATGGTCCCATCTCAGTGACATCGCGGGGCTCTGCAAGGTGAGGtaagagggggggggggggttggtgTGACACAGGGGACCCCCGCACAGCCCCACACTTgggtggtgggggggggggggggaggccaTGATCCCACCCTCCCACCCCCCATTACCTGTCCAGGGGGTGCCCACCGCCTCCCGGCTCCATTCGCTCCACGCTCCGTGCCCAAACTCCTCCTGCGCCCTCACCTGCACCACGTGCCGGGTGCCCCGCCAGGCATCACCGATGTCCAACCACAGCCGTGTCACCTGGTCCaccttttttttggggggggggggaggacaCACATGGAGCAGGCTGACATacacaaccccccccccccccccccccatcaccccatggCACCTGGGCTCACCTGGGTGAAGGTCGGGGTCGGCTCGGGGCGGGTAGCGCACCTGGAAGCGCAGCCAATAGAAGCGGGGGTCCCAGGAGGGGGGGTAACTCCAGCGCACGCGCAGCCGCCGTGGGGAAAGTTCCACCGCCTCCACAGTCACGTTCAGGGGGGGGTCCGGCTTCACTGTGGGGTCAGGGGTGTGGGGAACAGCATTTGGGGGCTGTGGGATCGGAACTGGAGGGGGTTTGGGGAGTGGGGAGGCAGCAAATGGGATGCGGGGGGGGTTGAGGAATGGGACAGTGTGGGGTTGAGGGGTCAGTGTGGGGGGTCAGGGGATGAGGGTGCCATGGGGGTTGGGGGCACGGACAGCAGAGAGCTCAGGGGTCAGAACCGGGGGGCTCAGAACATTGGGGGGTGGATTGGGGAGTGGAGACTCGGGAACTGGGGCGCCGTGGGGATTGGGACGGCGTCAGACTCAGGGATCAGCACTGGGGGTTGGGGATGTGGGCAGCACGAGGTTTTGGGGAACCTGGGGGCTCAGGGGTGCGGGAATGGGGAGCTTTGGGGATGAGGGCagtgcagggctcagggatCAGAATGGGAGGGGGCTGGGGGACACAGACACCACGAGGTTTGGGGTCTGGGGGGCTTAGGGATGGGGACGTGGGGAGCTTTAGGGAGCAGgacagcacagggctcagcaCCAGGGGTTGAGAATGTGGGCAGCACAAGACTTTGGGGACACGAGTGCtcagggatggggacatggggagcTTTGGGGATCAGGGCAGCGCAGGGCTCGGGGATCAGtgtgggaaggagctgggggACACAGACACCATGAGGTTTGGGGTCTGGGGAGGCTTAGGGACGGGGACGTGGGGAGCTTTGGGGATCAGGGCAGCGTCAGACTCAGGGATCAGCACTGGGGGGAGAGGAATGTAGGCAGCGCGAGGTTTTGGGGACCTGGGGAGCTTTGGGGACCAGGGCAGCGCAGGGGATCAGCgtgggaaggagctgggggGGCGCGGGCACCACGAGgtttggggtctgggggggggtcTCAGGGACGGGCGCTCACAGATGCCATTGAGGGTGATGATGCGGGTCCTCCCCAGCGCTGCTCCCCGCGCGGCTGCTGACGCAGACAGACACCACGAGGGCTTTTGGTGCCTTCGGTGCCAGGCGGAACCTTCACCCGACAGACAAATTTCTGTGCCGTGGAGTAGAAGCGGCACCGCTGCTCTGTCACGTTCTCCGCTGTGAATCTGGTTTGGGGGCACGAGGATGCGGCACGAGGCAGGGGGGGGGGATCCTAAGGCAGCCCCCCCTCCATCTCCCCACAATGGGGAACGGCTTATGGGGATGTAAGGGGGGGGGAGGAGCTCACCTGCGCTTCATCCACAGCACCGCCCCGCGTGCCCGGAGCCGGCGATGCGCGCGGCCGCCACTCACAGAGCACATCTTTGTCGTGGCTGCGCCGGGAGCAGGAGACGCGGGGGGGTTCGGGGGGCTCTGCggggcagtgaggtgctgggggGGGTTGCGGGGAGACCCGGACCCAAAGCGGCCCCCCCATCGCGCACCCACCTTCACCAGCAGACGCACGGTGCGCAATGTGTGACCCCCCTGGTGGCAGCTGTACCGCCCGGCGTCTTCCGGCCgcagcccctccagcagcagctcgtTGCCCCCCCCCAACGCCCGCCTCCTCCCGGACCACAGCACGGTGCCGTTGGGCGGCTCCGGATCCCGGCACAGCAGCGTCACGTTGGCTCCGGGGCGGCCCAGCACCGTGTCCTGCGGCAGCGCTGGGGAGCAAtgaggaaggaggggggggaaaagTCAGACGGTGCCCCCAAAGCTCCCGGNNNNNNNNNNNNNNNNNNNNNNNNNNNNNNNNNNNNNNNNNNNNNNNNNNNNNNNNNNNNNNNNNNNNNNNNNNNNNNNNNNNNNNNNNNNNNNNNNNNNNNNNNNNNNNNNNNNNNNNNNNNNNNNNNNNNNNNNNNNNNNNNNNNNNNNNNNNNNNNNNNNNNNNNNNNNNNNNNNNNNNNNNNNNNNNNNNNNNNNNNNNNNNNNNNNNNNNNNNNNNNNNNNNNNNNNNNNNNNNNNNNNNNNNNNNNNNNNNNNNNNNNNNNNNNNNNNNNNNNNNNNNNNNNNNNNNNNNNNNNNNNNNNNNNNNNNNNNNNNNNNNNNNNNNNNNNNNNNNNNNNNNNNNNNNNNNNNNNNNNNNNNNNNNNNNNNNNNNNNNNNNNNNNNNNNNNNNNNNNNNNNNNNNNNNNNNNNNNNNNNNNNNNNNNNNNNNNNNNNNNNNNNNNNNNNNNNNNNNNNNNNNNNNNNNNNNNNNNNNNNNNNNNNNNNNNNNNNNNNNCTTCTTGTACTTCTTGACCAGCTCCACCACCTGTGCCTTCTGCAGGGGGGTCACACGGCAGCAGATCACGGCCTTGCAGGCGCACGCCGTCTCCAGGAACTCCACCTCCATGTCTGCCTCCAGCGCATGGGCCTGGCAGGGGAGCGTGGGGCCGGGTGAGGTTGGACCCACAGCCAGGGGGGCAGCAGACCCGCAGTTAAAGGGCGATCAGAGCCGCAGCAGGCAGGGCGCCGTGGCCAGCTTGAGCTCCCTACCAGGCTGTGCCCGTTGATGACCAGAGCGTATTCGCCCGCGATGGCTTCCAGCACGGAGGTGAGCTTCGAAGAGGAGAGTTTCTCCTGGTAGGAGAAGCCGTTGCCCCATGGAGCGCGATCCATCCATCATCTTCTCCCGGGCTTTCCTGAGGAGGGAGCCCAGGGGGGGTCAGGGGGGTCTgttcagagcagccccagctgtggggcacagccccacacccTCCGTCCTCACCTGAGCTCCTCGCGCACCTCCAGCACGGTGTGGCCCGTGACCACGAACACCTCGCTCATGTCATCTGTCAGCATCTTGCAGGAGTAGCCGATGTTCACCGCTGTTTCTGCGGAAGGGGAAcctggggctgagcagagggggaaacgtgtgccccccatccctgccctcaCAGACGGGACCCGGCCCACGAACACCCCCGTGTTCCAGCAGCGCCGTGCCTCACCCTGCTTGTCCCCCGTCAGCACCCAGATCTTGATGTTGGCCAGCGTCAGGATGGCGATGGTTTCGGGGACGCCCTGCTGCAGTTTGTCCTCGATGGCCGTGGCTCCAAGCAGCTGCGGGACCGGCGCAGGTGGGGGgttcagcacaggctgccctcagcctcccccctccccacatccccagcccACACACCGTCATGTTATGCTCCACCTCGTCGTAGAGCCGGGCCAGGCGATCCTCGCGGGCCTCAGGAGCTCCGCTGGCACGGCGCAGCCGTTCAGCCCAGTCCTCATAGTAGCTCTCCTCCAGGTCCTTGCAGGCCAACACCAGCGTGCGCAGCCCCTCGCCGGCGTATTCCTGCAAGCAGCCACAGCTGGGCACGGTCAGACCCCAAACGGCGTCCCCACACCTCGACCCCCACGGGACGcagccccccagccccgctcacGTTCAGGTGGTCCGTGGTGACGTTGCTCAGGTCCTGGTTGGAGGGGTGCAGGCGCTCCAGCAGGATGGTGTCGGCGCCTTTGCAGTACAGCCGGATTTTGCCCTCAGGGCTGCGCACTGTGGGAAGGGGGGGGACAGGCTGCCAGGCTCAGGggtgcaggagcagagcctcCTCCGAGCCCCGACCGCATCCCTGCGATATCTCCACACCACGGGGGGCTGTTTCCCAGCACCAGGCTGAGCCCCAGCCGCCCAGCCCCACTTCAGCCCGCCCCCAAactccccagccctgctctcaccGATGACAGACATGCGTTTGCGGATGTTGTTGAAGTCCAGGATGGCCAGCAGCTGGTAGGTGACAGCTCGGCCCAGCTCGTGCACCGTGATGGTTTTGGGCTGTGCGGGACCGGAACACGAAGCCAAAGTTCCTGGCAGCTGTGACCAATGCCCCCTCATCTGGGGACTGCGCCTTGTAGTACAGCTCCCCTGAGGACGGGGGACAGCAGGGGCTCAGTGCCGCCTCCTGCGCAGCGtgggcagccctgccctccTCACCCACCTTCGCTCTTCTCCTCGGACATGACGGTGTGGCAGAGCGAGAGCAGGCGGAAGAATTCGTGCACGTGGGGATCCCCCAGCTGGACGGCCTCCAGCAGGCTGGGGGTCCCAGAACTGGAATCCCGGATCCGCCAGCGGGTTGAAGGAGAAGTCAACGGGCTCTGGCCTCTGGCAGGGACCGAGGAGGGGTCACCCCACGGCACGCAGCAACCCGCAGCCCAGGGCTGGGCGCAGCACCCTCACCTCTCCCAGCTCCACTTTAGGACCCAGCACGTCCTGCGCGTCGCCTGCAAAAGGGACGTGGGGTGAACCATGGGGCCGAGCGCCGCAGGCCTGCTGccaacacacacacagcgcTG includes:
- the IL6R gene encoding LOW QUALITY PROTEIN: interleukin-6 receptor subunit alpha (The sequence of the model RefSeq protein was modified relative to this genomic sequence to represent the inferred CDS: deleted 5 bases in 5 codons), whose protein sequence is MGGPLWVRVSPQPPPAPHCPAEPPEPPRVSCSRRSHDKDVLCEWRPRASPAPGTRAVLWMKRRFTAENVTEQRCRFYSTAQKFVCRVKVPPGTEGTKALVVSVCVSSRAGSSAGEDRIITLNGILKPDPPLNVTVEAVELSPRRLRVRWSYPPSWDPRFYWLRFQVRYRPEPTPTFTQVDQVTRLWLDIGDAWRGTRHVVQVRAQEEFGHGAWSEWSREAVGTPWTEPRDVTEMGPYSSQFPAEDDPYGYGATLPPELFGDDTTDDAGGAVLEAAAHSPTSPYALLVAGGSLLLAIALCFAIGMRYKQRAQAQRGVKVGGGSQHPMVPLCPPVSPLSAAPLLPPAAPPGPLHVTNLDYFLSGK